The Tursiops truncatus isolate mTurTru1 chromosome 6, mTurTru1.mat.Y, whole genome shotgun sequence genome includes a window with the following:
- the POMT1 gene encoding protein O-mannosyl-transferase 1 isoform X5 — protein sequence MAYQIVWELGFSHCAAVGAALLILIENALITQSRLMLLESALIFFNLLAVLSYLKFSNSQKHGPFSPSWWFWLILTGVACACAVGIKYVGVFTYLLVLGVAAVHAWHLIGDQTLSNVRVLCHLLARAVALLVIPVLVYLLFFYVHLLLLCRSGPHDQIMSSAFQASLEGGLARITQGQPLEVAYGSQVTLKNAFGQPVPCWLHSHQSTYPVIYENGRGSSHQQQVTCYPFKDVNNWWIVKDPGRHQLVVNNPPRPVRHGDIVQLAHGMTTRLLNTHDVAAPLSPHSQEVSCYIDYNVSMPAQNLWRLDIVNRESDTDVWKTIVSEVRFVHVNTSAVLKLSGAPLPDWGFRQLEVVGEQLSRGYHGSTVWSVEEHRYGRSQEQKERELELHSPTQTDVSRNLSFMARFSELQWRMLTVRSDDSEHKYSSTPLDWVMLDTNIAYWLHPRTSAQIHLLGNIVIWASASLATLVYALLFIWYLFRRRRRVCDLPEDCWLRWALAGALCAGGWAVNYVPFFMMEKTLFLYHYLPALTFQILLLPVVLEHVSDHLCRYGALAATPPWGYGSRGVLNGDSSVMQMGLGSQARLCRGSEDEANEGCRERKVADVHGRWGRPFGPGEHQEQREGQGNMGRDPEQPVVRGRTAWCMAEINQEAL from the exons ATGGCCTACCAGATCGTGTGGGAGCTCGGCTTCTCTCACTGTGCCGCCGTGGGGGCCGCTCTTCTGATTCTGATCG AGAACGCTCTGATCACTCAGTCGAGGCTGATGCTTTTGGAATCAGCGTTGATATTTTTCAACCTGTTGGCCGTGCTGTCTTACCTGAAGTTCTCCAACTCCCAGAAACACGG GCCCTTCTCTCCGAGCTGGTGGTTTTGGTTGATACTGACGGGTGTGGCCTGCGCCTGTGCGGTCGG CATCAAGTATGTGGGTGTGTTCACATACTTACTGGTGCTTGGGGTTGCCGCTGTCCACGCCTGGCACCTGATAGGAGACCAGACGCTGTCAAAC GTCCGTGTGCTGTGTCACCTGCTCGCCCGAGCGGTGGCCCTGTTGGTCATCCCCGTCCTCGTGTACCTGCTGTTCTTCTATGTCCACCTGCTGCTGCTCTGCCGCTCCGGGCCGCACGACCAAATCATGTCCAGTGCCTTCCAGGCCAGCTTGGAG GGGGGACTGGCGCGGATCACACAAGGCCAGCCCCTGGAGGTGGCCTACGGTTCCCAGGTCACTCTGAAGAACGCCTTTGGCCAACCCGTGCCCTGCTGGCTTCATTCCCACCAGAGCACCTACCCCGTGAT ATACGAGAATGGCCGCGGCAGCTCCCACCAGCAGCAGGTGACCTGCTACCCCTTCAAGGATGTCAACAACTGGTGGATTGTAAAGGACCCCGGGAG GCACCAGCTGGTGGTGAACAACCCCCCGAGGCCCGTGCGGCACGGCGACATCGTGCAGCTGGCGCACGGCATGACCACCCGCCTCCTCAACAC GCACGACGTCGCGGCCCCCCTGAGCCCTCACTCCCAGGAGGTGTCCTGCTACATCGACTACAACGTCTCCATGCCCGCCCAGAACCTCTGGAGGCTG GACATCGTGAACAGAGAGTCGGACACGGACGTCTGGAAGACCATCGTGTCAGAGGTCCGCTTTGTGCATGTGAACACCTCAGCCGTCCTCAAG CTGAGCGGGGCGcccctcccggactggggctttCGGCAGCTGGAGGTGGTCGGGGAGCAGCTGTCCCGGGGCTACCACGGGAGCACCGTGTGGAGCGTGGAGGAACACCGCTACGGCAGGA GCCAGGAGCAGAAGGAGAGGGAACTGGAGCTGCACTCCCCTACGCAGACGGACGTCAGCAGAAACCTCAGCTTCATGGCCAGATTCTCGGAGCTGCAG TGGCGGATGCTGACAGTGAGAAGCGACGATTCCGAACACAAATACAGCTCCACGCCGCTGGACTGGGTCATGCTAGACACCAACATCGCCTACTGGCTGCACCCCAGGACCAGT GCACAGATCCACCTGCTCGGAAACATCGTGATCTGGGCCTCGGCCAGCCTCGCCACCCTGGTGTACGCCCTGCTCTTCATCTGGTACCTGTTCAGACGCCGAAGAAGAGTCTGCGACCTCCCTGAGG ATTGCTGGCTGCGCTGGGCACTGGCCGGGGCTCTGTGCGCCGGGGGCTGGGCCGTGAACTACGTGCCCTTCTTCATGATGGAGAAGACGCTGTTCCTCTACCACTACCTGCCCGCACTCACCTTCCAGATCCTGCTGCTTCCTGTGGTCTTGGAGCACGTCAGCGACCACCTGTGCAGGTACGGGGCCTTGGCAGCCACGCCCCCCTGGGGGTATGGGTCCAGGGGTGTCTTGAATGGTGATTCCAGTGTGATGCAGATGGGGTTAGGATCACAAGCAAGGCTCTGCAGGGGTTCAGAGGATGAAGCTAACGAAGGCTGCCGGGAGAGGAAGGTGGCTGATGTGCACGGGAGATGGGGAAGGCCCTTTGGGCCTGGAGAGCACCAGGAGCAAAGAGAAGGACAGGGAAACATGGGGCGTGACCCGGAGCAGCCGGTGGTTCGTGGCCGGACTGCGTGGTGCATGGCAGAGATAAACCAGGAAGCTTTGTAA